The following DNA comes from Magnolia sinica isolate HGM2019 chromosome 18, MsV1, whole genome shotgun sequence.
catgcaaatgcacaatccattgccaagctggaagtacaaatgggtcaactagctgccacattgagtgagagagagaagggcaagttccctagccaacctgaggctaatccaaagggacagtatgagattggctctaattccaaccaagggcaatatcatgagcaggccaaatcgatcactacccttaggtcaggcaagcagattgataacagaatagagatgcctggggatgaatcaaattctaaaatagaagatcaagatgaagcagagagccataccaatgcatccaaagtccaaaagctctctgactctccaagagccactaatgtgccaccttatgtgcccaaagcaccctttcctcaacgtctggcaccaataagaaaagaaataactttgatgaaatcttggatgtgtttcaaaaagtgcaagtcaacatcccgttgcttgacgctatcaagcaagtccctgcttacgctaagtttcttaaagatttatgcactcaaaagcgtaagcagaatgttcataagaaagtcttccttgcagagcagctcagctccatgattcaacataacacccctcctaaatttagggatccaggagctcccatcatttcttgcggcataggagatcataagatcgggaaggcattacttgatttaggggcgagtgtcaatttgttaccatattcggtttatgagcagctaggacttggtgagttgaaaccgactaaggtaacattacaactagccgatagatctatcaaggtgccccggggtgttattgaagatgtgttaatccaggttgataaattttattttccagtggatttcatagttatagatactcagcctgtccagaatcttcatagtcagatcccagtcattttgggtcgtccatttttggccacatctaatgctattatcaattgcaggaatggatttatgaaattgtcctttggtaacatgaatattaaactcaatgtttttaatgcaggacaacaaccctcagatttggatgacatatttgaagtggacatgatcgagagccttgtgcaagactccttccgtacatcttttgaagatcctcttgagacctgcttagcacaatcgggcatggattttaacattgatagtcccatccatgaagtcaatgcattgctcgactctcctcctatattggagactgaaaaatggagagcgaaagtggaacctcttcatccctctgagactcttcctgacagcacagtttgtaactctgagaagacaaaggagagcaggctgcttaatgttcttagagcatataaggcagcaattgaacggaagatagaaaaaattcagggagtatgccccactgtatggatggatcatgctgtggtaatatcgcataacatgcaaggaaagcgtgatcctaacatagaagaagtcgttcgagcagaagtccttaaattatttgacgacagtgtcagttgccttatttcagatagcacagttcatgggaactcacatcacttgtctgggatcggttaatgaaagtgttgaagtaatttctttggcggaccctggttataaagattatttcattcatggtccgttcttgtctggctgaagacgttaaacttagcgctcatgggaggcaacccagccttttgctttattgtattgctttttatttcattcattttcatttttcttagttagttacttcaatgtttgtgggtaacattactgcaaaccctcacgagactacaactcatccactaggggtaacctaggggtttaaaggcttgttgcatgcgctaaatgcaatcgagagcacctgcgaaagtagtataggtaggatcttcttttatttttatttttgttatttttgcttatgttgatttctctcttgtgctaactcgcttttatgttgaaatttttcacaaattttgagaaagcttcttgattctccatccaggtattatcttttcatcactcctcttttattctcgttgtcccatgtgcattgcttgtttatttcttttacattgaggacaatgtagattttaggttgggggtgggagattagggtacctaatcagtattttcttggtcttgagcaaaatttgtgaaaattttaaaaatttttctgaatttctattgaattcaaagtgattttgaaggatagttgtgattttaacattataagatacatgatgttggtaactaatgactcttggattcggccatctgcttgatttcacagtcaattttgaattgttaatccatgattagacgttgtaaacattgattgagtcatgatttcacatatcacatctcgcttgcacattaagttttggttcgataactgaatgattaacttggtaaaaagaagaattaaaaggctaagtcacataatcttcaccataggtttgctccctataggtgcagatttgattctccatagttgacatatgaaaaaaaaaaaaaaaaagttaggcgacaagttttcgccataggtttgctccctataggtaagaatttgattcccctcatttgcgttactgctcataaagaaaatcaaaggctggtaaaatgaaaagttaatctgtgagataagtgttggtttcaagcttggttgtcacgaattaccaatgatatcatgagattgacaattggatctcttaatgtttgtaagtcgagattacactttacattcatggagctcgatgttcagaattgttccaattaatggattaatagtttgaaattaattatgaaatctgtcgagagcttgattccaagagaaaaattccacacaccaatcatgaatcttaaaattttcacatctcaactatctgttcacaagtcacttgagtttacaggaattgtcttttatttctgaaattatttttcgcatgttttgctcgggactagcaaaatgctggttgggggttgtgatcaggatcgaatattgcatattagaccctaatcattaccagattttacgtatatgataatgcttaatggagtattttaattgtatttttgttatagGATGAAGTCaagagcgttaattgaaaattgatgttaaaggcatggatttcatgatccaaagtctccagagcatgggatggactccagaaaaccaataatgtttctttattggtgcctgagatctgaggaaagcaagccaaaggggcccgaaaagggtccagaatgcaagatcacatggttcccgctatccgatcagttcgaaacttcatacgtgagatgagggccgtaaattaaccgtacatattaaatttcagccattgaggatctcgggaagtggtccaatggacagatcagcccattaatcttcactttggggcccacctgatatttggaactgcctcaaacttggttttggcggttggaattatatgaaggaaaggatggacggtgcagatttcccacaaacattacattgggccccacatgcgtgaGTGTGTGCGTAAAGCGCACGTGCGCTGGCACTACACCGCACCGCTGGGACGGTCAGCGAGAacgctgacccgtctctctctctcgccgctgcagcgtccgcggaaccgaTCCACAGttgtcggttgtggggcccacctagtgtccaaatggacaatccaaaccgtccatccacttcctggggcagccattagcattgcctaggtggcgaaaacttcaaatgatagcatagatcggtttttaaccgtacaaacgcaggatggacggcaagACAGAAAGCCACGTGGGcagcaccgaatccaccccaaaaccagtcaattcctactgatttttcgagctgaaaccaatggacggcgtggattcctgtgaaaagtccaataatggacccaaccatcatcgcagcgtcggtttggcatccgcgaaacgcacggacgctgccagttttgcagaaattagtgggccccactcgtcaactTTCcgaaagatctgatccgtccatcgtgtagagggcttcgagagcttcaaaaccatgttgatattcctcgcccatgcgtacacacgtgtgcggtacagaggccaaaagtagactgccccgggacgttcaaaactgagttttttgagatttcttctgtgggccgcgctaatggaccttcaaaaccacccattcttgactgaaatttcgttctgaatccaatggacggggtggattttccagaaaatacctctgtggggcccaccgatcacggctgcgaaaatttgtactccgagtccttctacgactctgccaccgaccccagccatccagcagctataaaaggggagttttggacgtgggaaaggcattcagaaccaggggattccagatctggagcaagggagagaagaaagagaagaaagaagagagagagattgtttggtttgacgttttttttatgaattttatttaatattttttatggattttatgggtcactaatctctcagctagggctgagatgaagcccctaatttgattagctcttgtattggttgatttactttgaatttcaattaatttgtttctttctttaagtgggctttatggatttaaattctatacttctccatctatgaacttgattaaagtatatatatggatgttgtttggatgcttattataggtacttgtgtctgatcaagaacaagtttcctatagaggaagaaacagggtgctttaatgaatgtacattccatgtacccgaccaaggatatgggatatgtcattcatggcattgcttaaaggaattagacagtttgtatgcccgattaaggacacagattgtgctttctctgtatatgtggtatcaatctagatcaaggtgaatcaacagacaaaacaaggttaggataattaggggtggattcgaaagtcctagtgctctctccctctgattgaattttcttccctgttcttaattaattgtttttcataaaattgtgcttagtaattcattccattatttgttggattagttaaggagaatcatagatttgaattgtgacgatcagtcctcgtgggaacgatctcgtaatacgtaccgtatctgcatctgattcgtatacttgcgagtttaaaaatcatttaaatcatgttagTTTAAACAAAAAGAGCCAACCCCACGGCCCATTTTCGATTTAGGTCATACTCAAGTCTGATTATGTTTGTGACCTCATTCCTTCATAATTTGGCGGCCGCAACACCTGACATCATTCATCCTTAGGCTATTAGGAATTCGCACATGTGCTCCATGTGGCTGCCTAGCACAGTCATGTGGCGGTTTTGCTAGAGGACGCCCTAGGATGTCGTGAAAGTTGACCCAAGTATTACAAGGCCATAATCTTGGAACTTTACTGGGTTTTCATTGGCTCCAATTGATGGAGTCAAGATCAATGACGAAACCTTTCTCATTGACAGGAAAATATTGAAAGAGATCAAAACGGTTTGGAGAAGATGTAGGAGGAAAGGAAAAGGTACATGGAGAGACTAGAAGCGGTTCCAACACAAAAAGAAAAGGGAGGGGGGTCTGGGCCGGAGATGAAGTAGATGATTCCTTATAAGCCATTGCAATGGGCGGAATAAAAGAGAATCAGGGTCCGTGAAAGCAGAAGTAAAAAAACAATGAAGAAGAGAAGcattattatatccacacccttcatccatttttcaagatcagttTAGAGCAttggccaaaaaatgaatcataaccaaaggttaaatggaccacaccaaaaatagcagcggggatgatgattttcactgttaaaaaatccttagggctcaccataacgtttattttccatccaatctgttcatatggtcaaaaatacctggatgaagaggaaaaacaaatttcatattgatccgaaacttctatgacccccaaaagggtttcaatggtagacattcaatcccccactattttttgcagtgtggtccacttgatatttagacctgccttattttttggctcaagccttaagactacctagcaaaatggatggatggtttagatataacatatacctcatgatgtgacccaccgaacttgctaacccagccaatccacttcctatATATAAGCACACCATATGTGTTGCATTAATTGTTATATGAAGAGAGGAAGAAATTTTCGGGATAGTTGTGATACGCTAAGAATGATACGACAGAAGTATCATTTGTAGGTTAAAATAAGTTAATAAGGATATTATCATGTGGCTTGATGCTTAATGACGGGCAAAAagttttgtgtttcccttcatacTTAGCTAAAACAAAAAGAAACGCAGGAGCAGTGCTTCTGAATGAATTCGGATTAGGATGGCTTTGATTGAGAAATACATATAACGAGTATTGTGGAAGCGTGCATATGAACCTGGCTCGCCGTACTCTGCATCCATGAATCGTGCAAGAAGATGCAGCATTATTACGTTCAAATTACTAAACGTTGCACGCATTGTGCggaaggagcggattaggtaataCCCGGGTAACGCAGCAGTGAGTGTTTTCTCTGTGTACTACACcccaagaaacagtgatgattgaccattaaaagcttacaAAGgtaatggatcaagctgatatttaagtttttcatttattCAGGTTTGGGTGATTTTATATATAAGTTGGATGAAACATAAACGTTATGAACGACCTAAGAAGTTTTTACTGGTGAGcgttcaataaccactatttcctgtggtgtggcccacctgaaatctgGATCTGCAACTTTTTCTGGAATcccatcataaaatgatcttttagaAATTGGATAAACaccgtggatatacaacacattcatcaaggtggaccccactgtcaggGAAACACCCGCTATGGTGTTACCCGGGTATCCCGTGGGAAAACAcaagagctctgtggggcccactctgtAGTTCATgtggcatccactccgtccatcagatcaAACTTCTCTTGTTAACCGTACATCACAAAAACTCGTTTCGATGCAAAACACTGGATCATGTGAAACCACTCCtctttgggaaacggattggctactccccctgccaccagcccggtggctggtggtcggtgctcggtgagccccaccatgatgtatgtgtttcatccatttttacatatcattttagggcttaaacgcaaaaatgagaaggatataaataaatatgaggtggaccacaccacaggaaaacaatagtgattggatatccaccattaaaatcctcataaggcccactgtactgtttatttaacatccaatctgttgattaggtcatacagatccagatgaagtgaaaaaacaaagatcagcttcatccaaaacttttatggccccctaaaggtttttaatggtcgactctcattcaacactgtttcctgaaatgtggtcacttgagatttggatacatctcatttttggtctcatagcataaaatgatctgaaaaaatagatggacagcatggatgatacacataaatcatggtgtggcccacggagcaccgaccatcagccattggccggtggcagggggagtagccaatccgtttcctccgaTGGAGCATTCATCTCCTATTACTCGACACGTGTGAAGTAGATTCGACCTTCACACTAGTGAGACAGGCCATCAAGGGGTAGGATGCATTAGACGGACGGTCTAGATCGACAATCAAACCTATCAGGGCAACAAATTAACAATGCCTATTCTTGATAAAGTGGAACcaggaaaaggaaaaataaaataaaaaacactctTTATTCCAAATCATCCCAAGTGGCTGAAGTCTTACATGAAAGAAGAAGCTACAGTTACgtgagaaataaaaagaaaagcgCTACAACACTGTAGTAATATCAGCTGAGTAAGAAAAGTGCAACAAGGTATTAACATCAGCTAAGAAAGAAAAGTACAGCGACAATGGAGTAACATCAGCtaagtgaagaaagaaaaagaaaacactgTTGTTATTGATGCAGCCACCGATACCGTTGAAGATGATGATGGTCACGAtgccaatgatgatgatgagttatAGAGGAGCTAATGATAagggggtggtggtggtggtggcagtggtggtggtggtggatggTTAGGAGGAGGTGGGGAAGGATGGATTTGTGGTGGGGATGAAGGTGGAGGGGGtggaggtgggccatgtggggtTTGTGGAGGTGGTGgatatgaatggatggtttgaggAGGTGGGGCATATGCATGGGGGGTTTGGGGAGGTGGGGGAGGTGGATGAAGGGTTCTGGGAGGTGGGGCATATGCAGGAGGGGTTTGGGGAGGTGGAGGAGGTGGGGAGGAATTGGGTGGGCTGGAGGCTGGATGAGGGGTTTGGGGAGGTGGGGGAGGTGGATGAAGGGTTTTGGGTGGTGGGGCATATGCATGAGGGGTTTGGGGAGGTGGGGGAGGTGAATGAAGGGTTTTGGGAGGTGGGGGAGGTGGATAAAGGGTTTTGGGTGGTGGGGCATATGCATGAGGGGTTTGGGGAGGTGGGGGAGGTGAATGAAGGGTTTTGGGAGGTGGGGGAGGAGCATGAGGGGTTTGGGGAGGTGGGGGAGGTGGATAAAGGGTTTTGGGTGGTGGGGCATATGCATGAGGGGTTTGGGGAGGTGGGGGAGGTGAATGAAGGGTTTTGGGAGGTGGGGGAGGCGCATGAGGGGTTCGGGGAGGTGGGGGAGGTGGATAAAGGGTTTTGGGTGGTGGGGCATATGCATGAGGGGTTTGGGGAGGTGGGGGAGGTGGGGGAGATGAATGAGGGGTTTTGGGAGGTGGGGGAGATGGATGAAGGGTTTTGGGAGGAGGGGCATGTGCATGAGGGGTTTTGGGAGGTGGGGGAGGAGAGTGATGGGTTTTGGgaggtgggccatgtgcatgaGGGGCTTTGGGAGGTGGGGATTTCAGGTAAGGTGGAGGATGATGAGGTGGTGGATATGGGGCTGGATGGTGGATAGGAGGTGTAGCATAATGGGAGTTGTGGTGATCATTatcatgatggtgatggtgatggtattgatggtggtgatggtgatgttcttgatgtaatggttgtggtggtgatgggttgtgGTGCAAGAGAGGGGGTGGTGCAGGTTTATGAAAATAGAGAGGAGGAGGGCTTTCTCCCCCGAAGGAAGGGAATGCAGATACAAGGAGAAGGCATGCATGGAAGATAATCCATGTAGCACAACCCATCTTGAAATTTTCCCTTCGTCTGCTCCTTTCCTCCATTGTCATACAAGCTCGTATCTATTTATAGAGAGAGGAGTGGAGTGGAGTGGTAGTTGGACCTGGCCCAGTCCCTcccagaagcggattggctctggtgcaccacacaccactgatgtgtctagtgtgttgacgtcactaagtttgtgggtcccatcaggaggtatgagttatatccaaaccgtccgtccacttggtgAGATATTCGTAAGgcttgaacctaaaaataagacagatccaataatcgagtggaccacactgtaaaaagcagtgggagattgaacgcctgccattgaaaccttttggagtcacagaaattttggatcaatatgataattttgttatcttcatccaggtctgtgtgactttatgaacagattggatggaaagtaaaattACGGGGaaccctacgaatgttttaaggtgagaatcattgtccgactgctatttgtggtgtggtccagttgagcgttGTAAATTACTCAAAgttgggatcaagatctaaaatgatctctccaaatgtatgaacagtgtagatatgataaattcatcattgtggggccatataactttgatctcctttgaactgtccgGCACAAGATTTCGATGGCCTGGATCTCCTTTccacaaacaataaacaagaTCAGAACTTTTCTTTCAGTAGGTCCACCATTGTATAAAGCTTTATTTTGTTGGGATGATCCTTGCCCTTAATCGGAGGAGTATAAGTGGAAGATAAATGGGAAAGCATCAGATTACTCTCATTCCAAGATGGAAATCTCACTGAGACGGATAAGATTGTCCACACGAGACTATCTTTTTTCTAGTGATCAATCATAAGAAGAGCTCGTACGTGGGATTGATTGAACTTAAcaacaggttcgatggcaaataaaactTACGGTGGGCCTAgaaattttttaacggtaggcattcaatcaccgtggtccacctgatatttcgatataattcatttttgggaccaccgtcctaaaatgatcttggaaactgatggacagcctggatttaCAATAGACATATCCAGGTAGGTCCCACGGTCACGATATGAGTGAATCCGCGCACCTCTTACAGAGAGGTTGGTGTGAACGCTTGTTTCTAGCGGGTAACAGGCAGGAGCTCTGAgtggtcaccgtgatgtatgcgtcttatccACACAGTCTATCCATTTATCAACATCATTTCAGAAAATAGGtacaaaactgaggtagatcaaggACACagttggaccacacaatggggattaaactcttaccgttaaaaacttcttaggcctacataagttttggatcgagctgatatttctgttttcccttcattcaagtctatgtaa
Coding sequences within:
- the LOC131232318 gene encoding leucine-rich repeat extensin-like protein 3, which produces MSRNTIQGRFSSPPIQVALQVAIDAAADDGTHLFSKGFGTMQWLTPRLRCAARFSPPYPPPHHPPPYLKSPPPKAPHAHGPPPKTHHSPPPPPKTPHAHAPPPKTLHPSPPPPKTPHSSPPPPPPPQTPHAYAPPPKTLYPPPPPPRTPHAPPPPPKTLHSPPPPPQTPHAYAPPPKTLYPPPPPPQTPHAPPPPPKTLHSPPPPPQTPHAYAPPPKTLYPPPPPPKTLHSPPPPPQTPHAYAPPPKTLHPPPPPPQTPPAYAPPPRTLHPPPPPPQTPHAYAPPPQTIHSYPPPPQTPHGPPPPPPPSSPPQIHPSPPPPNHPPPPPLPPPPPPPYH